The Salvia splendens isolate huo1 chromosome 20, SspV2, whole genome shotgun sequence nucleotide sequence TTGTTCACGTAGACGACTTCCTCCGAGTGTGTAAAAGCATCTCAAAACTTTTAAGCACTAACGAACTTGATAGAGCTTGAGTAATACAGTGCTCTTAAAATGTATAGGGCATAagaaagagagggagaaagGTTTGGTATGTAATCGGCCTACAATTCTATTCTttttatatagataaaataaagaTGTGAAAagtcataaaattaaaacatcatAAATCATTAAATTATAGTGATAGAGGTCAGAAGAGATAGAAAGTCAAAGGCCAAAAACGGTCATTTCATTCCTTCTATAAATGCAACCGTTTCTGTTCCTGTATAATTTAAACTGGTTTTTCTAGTACGTATCATACATTTCGTAATTTAATAGATTAAATATTCTAGTAACAGGGGCATtgacaatatttatatttatagtcTATACAAATTGCCAGATAAGATGATGTAgtgtaaattaattaacataatcAGTTTGatctaaattataatatttaaatttaaaatggcATTTCCTAAATACCCCACAATCTCCTTATACTCCACAATGGCATTTTTGTTGGCATACGTTTTATTACTGTAATTAGTTTTGGATCAACAAATTATTTgcttaataaaataattgatcatAACTGTTATGTCTCTTGAAACTCTTAACATTGTCTATAACTTTTCCACTTCCACTCCcgtaaattattaatttattataacaaCAATAAAAACCTTACACattgtaatttcatttaaatatttataatgacACATTATaatcacaaacaaaaataataaatttataatttggaCTAATTacttaaaattgaataaaatttaaaaataatagatATGTAAatacaatttaaatatataatccaaaacataaaattaaacaacttTAAAAATCTACCAAACCTATACACATATTTAAGTATATAAAGTTGcattatttgtaaaattaatCAAAGCTTCTAATAACCACTTTCTTATCTCTTAACACAATAACAATCACAGTTCTATATTAGTATTAATGGACAACCTAAACACtcagataaaaataaaaaaattaatactactacacAACAATAAtcattaatattaatatgaaaGAATTACAAGTACCATCAACCATATAAAtatcaatttaaattttcaaacaGTCACACATCATCTCTAATGTTTTGGTAAAAAAAGATATATTGCTTCAATAATTGTGCATGAAAATTATATCCAAGACCAAGCCGAAACTTATAACCCTAAGCCGAaacttattaatttattataacaaCAATAAAAACCTTACAcattataatttcatttaaatatttataatgacACATTATAAtcccaaacaaaaaaaataattttataatttgaactaattacttaaaattgaataaaatttaaaaataataaatatgtaaatacaatttaaatatataatccaaaacataaaattaaacaacttTAAAAATCTACCAAACCTATACACATATTTAAGTATATAAAGTTGcattatttgtaaaattaatCAAAGCTTCTAATAACCACTTTCTTATCTCTTAACACAATAACAATCACAGTTCTATATTAGTATTAATGGACAACCTAAACACtcagataaaaataaaaaaattaatactactacacAACAATAAtcattaatattaatatgaaaGAATCACAAGTACCATCAACCATATAAAtatcaatttaaattttcaaacaGTCACACATCCTCTCTaatgttttgataaaaaaaaatatattgctTCAATAATTGTGCATGAAAATTATATCCAAGACCAAGCCGAAACTTATAACCCTAAGCACAAACCTAAAATagttacaaattaaataaataaaagaaattgtgACCATGTATAAAGACATTGtcaatcttcttcttcactCATTCGTTCATTTCTTCTACAATCTACGGTTGTCGCAACCTATGCCTCAGCCCATTTCTTCTACAATCTACGGCTGCCGCAACCTATGCCTCAGCCCATTTCTTCCTCACCATCGACAAATTGACGATTCAACATCAAATTTCATTATCTCAAAAGacacattattttaatttgtatatttatagttGAAATGAAAGCTAATAtcaattctaaaaaataaactaCAAATCTTATACTTACATAAACAATTGCATTCAACACCATAACTGCCGAAGTGTGTTATAGTTCCTGCAATTACATAAACAGTGAGAGTTAAATCAAAACTATTCAATCACGCTTATAGAAAACGTAGGATAAAGTTTCATCGGAAGATGAAACCGCCGAATAAAGTTTGTAAGAAAAGTGACCAGTGCAATAGAGATAGAGAATAAGatagtgagtgagtgagtgaaaTAATCGCTACCATGtgtcatatatttatagtccaACAAAAAGAATTAAATACTTATTCTTAAACCTTTCATTTGCCGATAATATTTAAAGACATTTTAACTTCTCTAagtataattaatcaataacGGTTTCTATGCATATAAATTTGTACGTTACTAATTAGAGTGAATATAACCTTGTATTCAATTGATATAGTCTGAATCAATTTATTTGATGCTTTGTTGGTGCTATATGAAATTATAATGAAGAAAACGTGCACATAACTTACAAATGTTGTAATCCTTCATTAAATCTATTGAAATATAACATTAATCTACATATGTATACATCATGAATTGTATTAAAGAATAGTAACTGTCATATTATTATTGCTGCAAAACTTTATGCATAATTGGTAGTAAATGTTACGgttttaattacaaatgattagtgtaaatatttaaattagttTCATCTTATAAATATTTCAGAATGAGGACAgaacttataaatatttcaaaataatgCCAAAACTTAATTACATTCATTCTGCATCTATACATATAAATCATTTGAATCGATAATTTTTTTGTCAAAGTGGTCGTTTATAAATGCCACATTATAAATTAATTGCATAACTTTAATACATACACATGATTCAAACAAATTAATTGGGTGGTAAATTGCACTAATTATTTAATCTCAATAATGACTATATATTAAGAATAAATATTGTGAATAGAATAAAGTTAATTCATActcattaattttaattttttacgtTTCAAATTACGACTATATATTAAGAATAAATATTGTGAATAGAATAAAGTTAATTCATGCTCATTATAACTGCcacattataaattaataattgtaTAACTTTAATTCATACACATGATTCAAAAAAGTTAAttgggtggtagtggtggtaaATTGCACTAATTATTTAATCTCAATAATGAATTGGTAATGGtaattaatatgttttagtgatACAAGGGTGTCTAATGATTTTAATCTCCCGCACCATATTGTTTAGCCAaaataattttaagaaatgccTAAAAATAGTGACAGTTACGAAAATTAAATGGGTTAAAAATGAAAGGccatttaataatttttcttaattgcaTTTACATCCTTTACATAAAATAGCTATTCAAAACgtcccaaaactcaacttttatatatcatttaataatttttcttaattgcaTTTACATCCTTTACATAAAATAGCTATTCAAAACGTCcaaaaactcaacttttatatatgtatagattcactctctctaaattaaATACCTCTTATATCTTTGCATATCTAACATTATCTCAATTCATCCATTCTCCTTCCTAGTCTTctaatttcttcaatttcttcacATATACTAACCTTTCAGAATTCCTGGATCCCCactgaatttaattaaaatgcacaaattttaatttatttcaactatctaacctttttcatttcaataatcaaaattttgaatttttaatctttataatttaattttagagATATCACGTTGTAAATGAATACTACTAGTAAGAAATTGaagattaataaaaaaaatgtaggtGTGTAGTCGAGTTTTTGTGACTGGTGTTTTGGAGAGGTGAGGAAATATATGGTTGGATTATTGATATTCTAAATAATATGAGGTCAAAATACATCTACCATATTATACTATTTAAATAAGACTGTGACTAATGTTATTGTACAACATGCCCATGTAGGGTTGCGTTAgtatgctaactaatttacagtaataactaataactttcaattatgtgtattaaaattatcaacacaaagacataattataccAATAcaaacatgtaaatttaaatatcaatataaagacataatttatcaacacaagaaagattgataaatttatgtctttgtgttgatatttttaacatacaaaattgatatttagttattagttattactgtaaaaagttagtatttaaTATATATGAACATACaagttaattttaatttgtgtatGTCAGTATGTGCCTAAAGAGTGATTAATATAAGATGTGCCTAGCGATAATAGTGATTAATAAGATTAAAGTTATCCGATTTTCGAGTTCATGTAACCTTTTAAATGTCTCTGAACTCACACTAACTATGACTAAAGAgttaattttggaaatttccATTGACCAATGAAACATATCCTATTTTATGTAACAAAATATATACAGCTAGtacatttaatttatattgGTATCGTATATTTACCCACAATTTTTGGATTGGGCTTTCGTCGGCCCAACTGTTACTCTTTCCGAAACCAGTCTATCTGGTTTTTCTTACTATGAAGTATGAACGACACATTGGGCCATTTTTTGAATACATATATTTTTACCATCTTTCTGTCCGATTTTTTTGTTGCCATAACTAGGCTGTGATCCAATACTTTTCATTTTCAGggtgttttatatttttaaattatttgaacgtggtCATAAAAATGTGAAGAATAATACTTTTCTAGTCCATGGGAAAATTTCCACAATTTCCATTCTATTCATCTATGATAAATATCATTCATCACATAAAAAATAGACActttttcattttggtatgtaCAATAAAAGTAgtccatttttattttaggtaacttttttactctataataaGATGGGATATATTTTTAactaacaataatttaattactttttctttctatatctcttatactttactaattatacaATATCAAAACTTGTGTCATTTCAAAAATATCTATTTCTATAAAACGATGGAGTATCAGTTTTCATTTATATTAGTATGATCTTCACAACTTacattactactactataatttaattcAAAACAATATGATAGTTATTCTATATACATATTCTGTGGACACCACTTATGAACGCCACTCTAGTTTAGTccacattatttattttgtccaTACATTTAATTTGATTCTAGTACTTTAAAAGTGATTACTGAGATTATTAATTTTACACATCACATAAAATTAAAGCacaatataatcaaaataaacGTATTAATGGATTAAAAACATGTTACATTAAATTTGACCTAAAACggaaaattttaattgtttggGGTTTCTGACAAGATACAATATTGTTGAATCACAGATTCACAACGATTATCCATTTAGAACAAGTGGGTTTCAAGTGGAGCGAGCAGTTCACGGTAATCTCAACAACTATTCATGCAAGTATTAACTTCCCTAGAAAAACCCTAGTTTATTTTGACACTCAAACCATAGGGCTTTTCTTGCAATTTGAGAGTCTGATTCTAAATGAAGTCCTTCCCTATTTCACATGACCCTCAAGTTATTCCAATACTAGCCCAAATACTCATTGCAAATAGCCTTAGTTAATTATATAGAAAATTCATTGACAATAATATATGCATATTTCTGTAAATTTGTAAATGAGACAAACTCTTTACATGTCGACTTTGTAAATTTGTTAAAACTTGTTCAGTGAAGCTCGTTAACTACATAAGTAAAGCTTTTGAGTTTAACGATACTCGGAGATTGACTCGTGAAGAAAGTCGTTGGACTGAGTTAGATTTTAAAGCAACAAAATATGTTTGtgcaataattaaaaataaggtATTACTAACTTATTACACTTTGATTTTGCTATAGATTAAAAAGTCGCATAATCAAGTAAAAATGTTATATTTATGTGAATATATAgatcaatttaattttaaaagaaaataatgaacATTTTAATTTAGAGAAAGCTATATATTGTTTAGACTCGATGGAGCTCATAAGTCTTGAAGtgtttaataaataaagtttgAGCTTAAATTAAAGAGAGTGAAGACTTGGAAATAATCGACTTTGAACTAAATTATGGAGTTCTCTTAAGTAGTCAACGATTGGACGTAACAAAGAGAAGTCacaaatacatacatactatACTAATGTTTCAATTACAACAAAATTAAACTTTGTATCTAACTTATCAActtaattgtgcattaaatcAAAGGATTTAGGGTTTAGTATCTTGGATTTATTAGCATATACTTGTATAGTGCTACAATATTATACACACGCTGTTAATGTCGTAATTGCTTCCAGTGAATAAACGCCGAAAAATACTCCATAACTATTAACAGTGATTTGGGCCTTCTAAGGTCGAAACCCTGGCTACGTCACTGCACACACATCCCTTCATTAAACAATTAAACATTCACCAACTTGTCTGAGCTAGCATTTCATGATTCATCACCCTACGACACGTAAATATCTAATGCAAATTGCAAGTTGCAATGTAGATTCATTAATGGCTATGACACTATGCCAAGAAAGCAACTCTTATCTGCTCAAATACACAGACTTTAACCTGTAAAGGGCCCTATCTTGGAATAGGAAAAGTAACTTCAAATTTGAAAGCAATGTTGATATCTCATGTTTCTTCTGTTGATGATGATCATCAATCCCTTTCTTCATCACCATCTCATTGTTCCACCTTCCTTCACCCACTATATATACCATACCACCATTTCCCATTCTAGTTCTATATATAGTCTTTTTATTCATCTCAAAGAGATGCTAGTGAGAcctcaagaagaagaagaagaagaaagcaaTATTCTTCCAATCATGGTATGCAACCTAGCTTCACTTcatcaatatataaaatatgtatgtgtgtattaTAACCTTCTTGTTGTAACAGGATTCAATAATTTGTTAATTCAGTGCAATAAATTATTGCACAATTCCTATAATTTATTACATTGACGCATAAGTTAGTGCAATTGAACGAAACCCTAAATATGTTTCCATATTGATATCTATGTATGTTGGTTAAGTTGCATATGGACCTCCTATTTCAACGAATTTATGTGCAATTTCTAGGAGATGGTTTCTATTAGAACTTTTTTTCAAGTATGAATACAGAACTATATCAGTTCACAAATACATTAATTCATGACTCAATACCAGTTCGCTGATTCATGAACATCAGTTCATGACTCAATATCAGAAATTGATATTTTGCGATGCCAACTGATATTAATGTACCAAAGAACTGATATGATTTTCAATTCtcaaacttttcattttaaaaagttCTCACTATAACTGCCTCCTATATTGATACTGTCATATTATATTTGCAGAGTGATCATCAATATCTACGAAAAACGGTATCGGACGTGACAaatgaaataaacaaaatagGCAAAGAATTGGAAACCATTGCTGAAATGGAAGAAACAATAATCTTGCAAGCGGAATGCGAGTGTTGTGGCCTCAAAGAAGACTACACAAAGGAATACATAACTCGGATCCGGACCTCGTTTTCGGGAAAATGGGTTTGCGGGCTTTGCACAGAAGCGGTGAAGGAGAGATTACAGCGTTGCCCCATAGCTATGGAAGATGCCATAAAGTTTGTGCAAGATTTCAATACTACAACTAGGGTTAATCCCAAGTTGTCAATGGCATGGATGATGAGAGATATTGCCAAGCGAAATTGCTCCAAGAGAAACAATTTATCAGGTGGGAAAAAAATTATCAGGACATCTAGCTGTGCTGGAAGGATTGATTATAACTCGAACCAAGAGCATTAGATTTTAGAAATGGACTTGTAATGTTTATGATATATGTATGGTTGTTCTGGAATACATCAAATAAGTATATTATTGGATACATGAATAATAGCAGTAGTAATTGCTATTAAAAGTATTATTATATGTAAATCATTTGAATAATTGTCTGTGAAACTTATAGAAATCCttaaaaaaccctaatttctatagatttcattttattatcaaaatcGAAGTTTTACCGTGAAAACAATTATGAGATCTAGAAACCCTAATaagtaaaaaggaaataaaagaaaattacggaaattaaaatataatttgaaaaaaataaaaaatgatccTTTTACCTCTTAAAACAATCTCTGTTGGCTAAATTCCATCATGCATGTTCGATTTCTCATACCTTTTCGAAAGTCTCTGGTAATAGTGTCATTCTGAAGTTGTGACCTTTTCAACTTCATAGGCTATAACTACATTATGTTTTGTATAATGGAACTGGAGTTGTGTTGCAATTGTGATTTTAAggaaataaatttgaatttttaatacTCTAATTTACTTCCAAATTCTTTATTTGACAAAATTAAgtaatagaaataaaattgtattttagtttcaatttttttatttgaagtaaaaaagtTAACTAGAGATTGACATTaacttttatttgaattttttttttcaatttttagttagGTACATTATGTATGTAACTCTATATAGTAATTCCTCCattcccaaagagtatgaacatttggtttgacacaggttttaatgcataattggaaaagtaagagagatagaaaaaaaaaggttttaaattattattaatggaGAATGGATTCCACTctttagagagaaaagagtttcctaaattagaaagttcatacttttcagggacagactaaaaaggaaatagttcatactcttcagggacgaagggagtacgtATTACCTCCGTCTCACAAGAGTGCACTTTTGATTGAGCACGAGTGTTAATGCtctattggtaaagtaagagatagaggtagaaaaaaagtaattaaagtattgttagtagagaatgagtctcacctcatagagaaaaaaaagtttccaaaattagaaaaaacatactactattgtgggacggactcaAAAGGAAATATTGCAACTTTTATCGGACAAGgggaatatatattttaatttttgtctaCGAGTAGTGTGTGTAATATCGTGTTTGTGACTTGTGTATATATTATGTATGAAGTGTTTCGGGAAGGTATTCAATTTTACAATTATTTAGGATTCCAAATATGTACTCTGGctaaataattcaaattatagAATTACAAATTTAgagttaaaaaataaatttcaaatctaaAGATTTCATAATACCAAACAATTGATTTTAAAATGAAGCTCCAATTCCAAAATATGTTGTAATCCACGCTACATCAaagtaattaattatacaaGTGTATTTGTAAAGAATATTCAGGGAAAAAAGTCAGTAGAATGAATATATATCTCAattctaatatattaattttataaaaaaatataaatttaattatttagcaAAATGTAAAGTATAAttaccaaaaagaaaaaagaagtaaaTAGGTATATTAATTAGACGCTCAAAAGTGGCTAAAAACTTATCTTTATTAATTTGTGGACGGGGAGGAGGAAGTATCACTTTAAGCATCACTTTATGGCTactacaaataaatatttcCGTTGAATTCGAGCTTTCATTTAGTGCTATTTGTTTCGAGCATTGGTCCCTAGTTAGAGATAGCTATCTATCTACATTCATTAATGGTCATGTTATAGAAAATGACAACCACActtgtatcttttctttttcacaaaGAATCTAGATATTAATTGGATGAAGATACAATCCGAGGATAAAAATCAAGACTACAATCAATAAGGTTATACTCGAAATTTGAAAAAGAGCGTAAACGTTTTTTTAGTCTAGGACGTGTTAAGGTAATGAAGGTTTTGCGAGTTATAGTATATAACGttaatgaaattttgaaataacaTATATGTATTTAATTATCTGAACAGTATCGacggaaaaaaaaatatatgaaaatggtCTTGTAATTAGGTTACAAGTAGGGCtagcaaatcgtgcggattgggtcattatcgggtcaacctgataatgacccaacccaataaggcataacctgaacccgacctgttaaggaaactgtaaatccgaacacgaacccaaCCTGCTACCTtaaaatccgaacacgacccgcacccgacacgaacccgttatcgacacgatataatatgggttgacacgacacgataacaacccgaacctgatattacacgattaaaacctaatattacacgattaaaccttaatttttaacctaatttacacaattaaaattcgttttatactatttaaacctaatttataagaaattaaaaaattaaagtaatatatatttttttaaataataataaaaataataatattatttcttaatgggttacccgtatccgacccgcatccgacccgaacccaacccgaaattatcgggttcttaatgggtcaacccgataaggacacggatccaataagacttgaccccaacccaataattttgtgcggattcgtgtcggattatcgtgtcgtgtcgaaaattgccggCCCTAGTTACAAGCTCGTACTTATTTTACGATTGATAAAACTCTTTTcttctcacattttattttaaaagaatcCATTATTTTTCAAACTAGTTAATGTGCATGGTTCAttgataaaaatatactccaaagTTCGTACtctttgggacggagagagtaaaataaaagatgTAAATCTAATTTATTTCATGTTCATCATCTATTTCTTTGTTTATCAATAGATGATGATTTTTGGTAACGTTACTTGTCCTAACATCTTGGATAAAATACTCCACTTTGCTCCCTAAAATTAGAAACTTGGAGACGATACATGTTAATTATGAAATTGGTGAActttgagagagaaagagaaaattaATTGAAGTAGTGTTAATGGATACCGAGACTGACTTTATTAATAGTGTAATGTGCAGCGAAAAGGTTTGGTTTCTAAAACCAGAAAGTGAACTAATTTTGTAAGAaaaactaaaatgataaaataagactattttatCATGAACGTGGAGAGTAGTAATTGAGGAAGTAGTAATTGCTGACAAGATGTGCTAGCATTCTTATTACATTGGATTGTGTCGTGATCAAGTTCAATTTGATATACTGTGTGACGATATGagtttcatttttccatttcagtgTGTTCGGCAATATgcgtcttatttcacttttactatatataTGAAGTAGgtcttatattccactaatatataaaatgagaCATTTTCACTGTCTTTTCCAagtcatatatatttatttgtttttcttaaaactcgagCTGAAATAAATTGAGATCTCGAATAGGAGGGTGAGTGAAGTACTTTATCAAGGATCAACAACTTTCAATTTCatgttataaaataatttttacagtAATTAACCCAACAAATGTAAGTGAGATATGGTCCCATGCTTCTCAATAACAAAAGCTTTGCCACCCCATTATGGAAGGTAAGACAAAGTAGATTCAGATTCAACGTTCTAACCCTCGAATTCAGTCTCACACGTGCACCTTCTATTTGCTTTGGGGTTTTGAATGTGAAAATAATGGACCACTCTGCCTCGTTTTTTCAAAAAGTTGCATGTGAATTCAATCATAAGACTTGAAAAGGTTAGGGTTAAATCAATACAAAGGGCAAGGATAAAATAGACCGATTTGTAATCACCACAGgaacatttgatttttttttgtctaaCTAATTCAACAGCTAAATTTAGATATTTTTTCCAGGCAAAACCAATATTATTGCGAAGTGATATGCTTCATATGAAAATCACCAGCAACGTACATTACATTCTCCTGAAGTTCTAATTCATAAAACAAACTTCTAAGAGAACAAGAAAATTGAGAATATgttgaaaataatttaaatttatattgtaATTGAGATTTCAATTACATTGAAAA carries:
- the LOC121782120 gene encoding uncharacterized protein LOC121782120, which codes for MLVRPQEEEEEESNILPIMSDHQYLRKTVSDVTNEINKIGKELETIAEMEETIILQAECECCGLKEDYTKEYITRIRTSFSGKWVCGLCTEAVKERLQRCPIAMEDAIKFVQDFNTTTRVNPKLSMAWMMRDIAKRNCSKRNNLSGGKKIIRTSSCAGRIDYNSNQEH